In Rubrivirga sp. SAORIC476, the following are encoded in one genomic region:
- a CDS encoding OmpH family outer membrane protein — protein sequence MTLRPFLLVALVAVLVPAAFAQPMKVGFVDTDQIVIRMPAFATVQQQLQQQQVAVSQRVRVVQDSLRGVFNTQLEEYQTFDQSPLATDAARQERQQELLALQNDIEQAEVQGLQYLSYAEARLLQPVLNQIDEAIQAEAEAGSYDLVLPTVANNAPVFLYRSDRIEDLTVAIMTRLGIDPNTPPLGQQQQQGAPVAPGAGQ from the coding sequence ATGACCCTTCGACCCTTCCTCCTCGTCGCCCTCGTCGCCGTGCTCGTGCCGGCGGCCTTCGCCCAGCCGATGAAGGTTGGCTTCGTGGACACGGACCAGATCGTGATCCGCATGCCCGCGTTCGCGACCGTCCAGCAGCAGCTCCAGCAGCAGCAGGTGGCCGTCAGCCAGCGTGTCCGCGTCGTGCAGGACTCGCTCCGCGGCGTGTTCAACACGCAGCTGGAGGAGTACCAGACGTTCGACCAGAGCCCGCTCGCGACGGACGCCGCGCGCCAGGAGCGCCAGCAGGAGCTGCTCGCGCTGCAGAATGACATCGAGCAGGCGGAGGTACAGGGCCTCCAGTACCTCAGCTACGCCGAGGCACGCCTCCTGCAGCCGGTCCTCAACCAGATCGACGAGGCCATCCAGGCTGAGGCCGAGGCGGGCAGCTACGACCTCGTGCTGCCGACCGTCGCCAACAACGCGCCGGTCTTCCTGTACCGCAGCGACCGCATCGAGGACCTGACGGTGGCCATCATGACGCGTCTGGGCATCGACCCGAACACGCCGCCGCTGGGTCAGCAGCAGCAGCAGGGAGCCCCAGTCGCGCCCGGCGCGGGCCAGTAG
- the bamA gene encoding outer membrane protein assembly factor BamA: protein MLRSLAPLRALAVLLLAAAPALAQTPAPQATTYEVLSVTVEGALNTESEALVRSISGIRPGTRVVLPWDPSFGEAVRLLYSRGGYSDAQIEATEVAGDGVFLTIRVVEQPRLASFSIEGLRSSSVDDLTPQIPLLRGRAVRQSDIERGALTIEGYLREQGYRTPTVASSQTTDPDGRVVVSYVVERGERQSVTDVRFVGNEVFSESTLRRRLKNTPERRWWRFWKRETFDQEGFDEDLASLVRFYNDRGYYGARVVRDSVFTEVNEDGEEDLVVEVTVDEGPKYHIRNVVFEGNTIYTDAQLEFALGLSPGDAYDRSRIETNLYYSADHTDITSLYQDRGYYEFYIAPEITEAPGDSLDLSFEITEGEVYEFGDIRIAGNTRTKEHVIRRELRTVPGQPFSRQAIERSVRELATLNYFDPASFGSGPAVNVNQETKTVDLVYNLAETSSDQLELSGGYGGSSIGLILSAGVTFSNFSVQNLVRGFEGGMPTGDGQQLSLQVQTYGTRAQIYSLSFTEPWFRGRATPVGFSLSYRRQQFSTSSLSTGLYSTAAAQIFYRQRLKWPDDFFTTGTNLGYRLYDVEGLNSPVLPEGLSQELTVTQSISRNALDNPTFPQSGSQVGLSLTVAPPIGDFIQYHKWDLNSAFYTPVVGRLTASVRTRFGYIGSLTGEDVRFQRYLIGGTPLEASGTSSISRGFGRDLVFLRGYPLEAIGPRLNGQSVGGRILNKYEAELGILLFQTPQLSLAPYLFVDAANTYNGFEDYDPARLYRAAGVGSRIFLPILGLVDINMGYQIDEFTPLSTSASDIQDAQPHWRFQFSLGGRQ from the coding sequence ATGCTCCGATCGCTCGCACCCCTGCGCGCCCTCGCCGTCCTCCTCCTCGCTGCCGCCCCTGCGCTCGCGCAGACGCCCGCGCCGCAGGCCACGACCTACGAGGTCCTGTCGGTCACCGTGGAGGGCGCCCTCAACACGGAAAGCGAGGCGCTCGTCCGGTCCATCAGCGGCATCCGGCCGGGCACGCGGGTCGTGCTCCCGTGGGACCCGTCGTTCGGCGAGGCCGTCCGCCTGCTGTATTCGCGGGGCGGATACTCCGACGCCCAGATCGAGGCGACCGAGGTGGCCGGTGACGGCGTCTTCCTGACGATCCGCGTGGTCGAGCAGCCGCGCCTGGCGTCGTTCTCCATCGAGGGCCTCCGCTCGTCGAGTGTGGACGACCTGACGCCCCAGATCCCGCTGCTGCGTGGCCGGGCGGTGCGGCAGTCGGACATCGAGCGCGGCGCGCTGACCATCGAGGGCTACCTCCGCGAGCAGGGCTACCGCACGCCGACGGTGGCCTCCAGCCAGACGACGGACCCCGACGGCCGCGTGGTCGTGTCGTACGTCGTCGAGCGCGGCGAGCGCCAGTCGGTCACCGACGTGCGGTTCGTGGGCAACGAGGTGTTCTCGGAGAGCACGCTCCGGAGGCGCCTCAAGAACACGCCCGAGCGCCGCTGGTGGCGCTTCTGGAAGCGCGAGACGTTCGACCAGGAGGGCTTCGACGAGGACCTCGCGAGCCTCGTCCGGTTCTACAACGATCGCGGCTACTACGGCGCCCGTGTTGTCCGCGACTCCGTGTTCACGGAAGTCAACGAGGATGGCGAGGAGGACCTCGTGGTCGAGGTGACGGTGGACGAGGGCCCCAAGTACCACATCCGGAACGTCGTCTTCGAGGGCAACACGATCTATACCGACGCCCAGCTGGAGTTCGCCCTGGGGCTGTCGCCTGGCGACGCCTACGATCGGTCGCGCATCGAGACGAACCTGTATTACTCGGCCGACCACACGGACATCACGAGCCTGTACCAGGACCGCGGGTACTACGAGTTCTACATCGCCCCGGAGATCACCGAGGCGCCGGGCGACTCGCTCGACCTGTCGTTCGAGATCACCGAGGGCGAGGTCTACGAGTTCGGCGACATCCGCATCGCGGGCAACACGCGCACCAAGGAGCACGTCATCCGCCGCGAGCTGCGGACGGTGCCGGGCCAGCCGTTCAGCCGCCAGGCGATCGAGCGGAGCGTGCGCGAGCTGGCGACGCTCAACTACTTCGACCCGGCCAGCTTCGGCTCCGGGCCGGCGGTGAACGTGAACCAGGAGACCAAGACGGTCGACCTCGTCTACAACCTCGCCGAGACCTCGTCGGACCAGCTGGAGCTGTCGGGCGGCTACGGCGGCAGCAGCATCGGCCTGATCCTGTCGGCGGGCGTGACGTTCTCCAACTTCTCGGTCCAGAACCTCGTCCGCGGCTTCGAGGGCGGCATGCCGACCGGCGACGGGCAGCAGCTGTCGCTCCAGGTCCAGACGTACGGCACGCGGGCGCAGATCTACTCGCTCTCGTTCACCGAGCCGTGGTTCCGCGGTCGGGCGACGCCGGTCGGCTTCTCGCTGTCCTACCGCCGCCAGCAGTTCAGCACGTCGAGCCTGTCGACGGGGCTCTACTCGACGGCCGCCGCGCAGATCTTCTACCGTCAGCGCCTCAAGTGGCCCGACGACTTCTTTACGACGGGCACCAACCTCGGCTACCGCCTCTACGACGTGGAGGGGCTCAACAGCCCGGTGCTGCCCGAGGGCCTCAGCCAGGAGCTGACCGTCACCCAGTCGATCTCGCGCAACGCGCTCGACAACCCGACCTTCCCGCAGAGCGGCTCCCAGGTCGGCCTGTCGCTGACGGTCGCCCCGCCCATCGGCGACTTCATCCAGTACCACAAGTGGGACCTGAACTCGGCGTTCTACACGCCGGTGGTCGGCCGCCTGACGGCCAGCGTGCGGACCCGCTTCGGCTACATCGGCTCGCTCACCGGTGAGGACGTCCGATTCCAGCGCTACCTGATCGGCGGCACGCCGCTGGAGGCGAGCGGCACGTCCAGCATCTCGCGCGGCTTCGGGCGGGACCTCGTGTTCCTGCGCGGCTACCCGCTGGAGGCCATCGGCCCCCGCCTGAACGGCCAGTCGGTCGGCGGACGGATCCTGAACAAGTACGAGGCCGAGCTGGGCATCCTGCTGTTCCAGACGCCACAGCTGTCGCTCGCGCCCTACCTCTTCGTCGACGCGGCGAACACGTACAACGGGTTCGAGGACTACGACCCGGCGCGGCTATACCGGGCCGCGGGCGTCGGCTCTCGGATCTTCCTCCCGATCCTGGGTCTGGTGGACATCAACATGGGCTATCAGATCGACGAGTTCACGCCGTTGAGCACGTCCGCCAGCGACATCCAGGATGCCCAGCCGCACTGGCGCTTCCAGTTCTCGCTCGGTGGGCGACAGTAA
- the panB gene encoding 3-methyl-2-oxobutanoate hydroxymethyltransferase yields MSTETVRPTTAAHVKRVTTQTLQAMRDEGTPIAMLTAYDYTSARLLDEAGVDVLLVGDSASNVMAGHETTLPITLDQMIYHAQCVVRGVQRALVVVDLPFGAYQGSSREALRSAIRVMKETGAHAVKLEGGAGVLSSVRRILGAGIPVMGHLGLTPQSIYKFGTYKVRARDADEADQTRTDLRKLAEAGVFGVVLEKIPAGLAADLTASVDIPTIGIGAGVGCSGQVLVTHDLLGLTKDFNPRFVRHYADLGTTVTESVGRYVADVRARAFPGEEESY; encoded by the coding sequence ATGAGCACCGAGACCGTCCGCCCGACCACCGCCGCCCACGTCAAGCGCGTCACCACCCAGACGCTCCAGGCGATGCGCGACGAGGGGACGCCCATCGCGATGCTGACGGCGTACGACTACACCTCGGCGCGCCTGCTCGACGAGGCGGGGGTCGACGTGCTCCTCGTCGGCGACTCGGCGTCGAACGTGATGGCAGGCCACGAGACGACGCTGCCGATCACGCTGGACCAGATGATCTACCACGCCCAGTGCGTGGTGCGCGGCGTTCAGCGTGCGCTCGTGGTCGTGGACCTGCCGTTCGGGGCCTACCAGGGGTCGAGTCGGGAGGCGTTGCGCTCGGCGATCCGGGTGATGAAGGAGACCGGCGCACACGCCGTCAAGCTGGAGGGCGGCGCGGGCGTGCTCAGTTCGGTGCGCCGCATCCTGGGCGCCGGCATCCCGGTCATGGGGCACCTCGGCCTGACCCCTCAGAGCATCTACAAGTTCGGGACGTACAAGGTGCGCGCCCGCGACGCCGACGAGGCGGACCAGACGCGCACCGACCTGCGCAAGCTGGCCGAGGCGGGCGTGTTCGGCGTCGTCCTCGAGAAGATCCCCGCCGGGCTGGCCGCCGACCTGACGGCGAGCGTCGACATCCCGACCATCGGGATCGGGGCAGGCGTCGGGTGCAGCGGGCAGGTGCTCGTGACGCACGACCTGCTGGGCCTGACCAAAGACTTCAACCCGCGCTTCGTCCGGCACTACGCCGACCTCGGGACGACGGTGACCGAGTCCGTCGGGCGCTACGTCGCGGACGTGCGGGCGCGGGCGTTCCCGGGCGAGGAGGAGAGCTACTAA
- the bcp gene encoding thioredoxin-dependent thiol peroxidase, producing MPAPGDLAPAFEGIDQTGATVRLADFAGKPLALYFYPKDDTPGCTKQACNLRDHTGDLTEAGVAVVGVSADPVESHERFAAKYDLLFPLLADPEHEILEAYGAWGEKNLYGRKSMGTKRTTFLIGADGRVIHVFKRPKTDRHAEEILAKLPA from the coding sequence ATGCCCGCCCCCGGAGACCTCGCCCCTGCCTTCGAAGGCATCGACCAGACCGGCGCGACCGTCCGGCTGGCCGACTTCGCGGGGAAGCCGCTCGCGCTCTACTTCTACCCGAAGGACGACACGCCGGGCTGCACCAAGCAGGCGTGCAACCTCCGCGACCACACAGGCGACCTCACCGAGGCGGGCGTAGCGGTCGTCGGCGTCTCGGCCGATCCGGTCGAGAGCCACGAGCGGTTCGCGGCCAAGTACGACCTCCTGTTCCCGCTCCTCGCGGACCCCGAGCACGAGATCCTGGAGGCCTACGGCGCGTGGGGGGAGAAGAACCTGTACGGCAGGAAGTCCATGGGGACGAAGCGGACGACCTTCTTGATCGGAGCCGACGGCCGCGTGATCCACGTGTTCAAGCGACCCAAGACTGACCGCCACGCGGAGGAGATTCTCGCCAAACTGCCCGCCTGA
- a CDS encoding OmpH family outer membrane protein, whose product MMRLLSLVLVAAVLVPAAAAQQKLGFVDSSVILAQMPEFQTAQQELERLTQQWQSEVTALSTEADEMADQYAAREILYTDEERVAQQELIAAKRTERDALRNRYFGPQGELFREQQTRLRPAQERLLAAIEVVATDGEYDFVFDRAGDYLFLFTRPRHNLTELVLEELGIGLGAAGLSGTSR is encoded by the coding sequence ATGATGCGCCTGCTCTCCCTCGTCCTCGTCGCCGCCGTCCTCGTCCCGGCCGCCGCCGCCCAGCAGAAGCTCGGCTTCGTCGACTCGTCGGTGATTCTCGCCCAGATGCCTGAGTTTCAGACTGCCCAGCAGGAGCTGGAGCGCCTGACGCAGCAGTGGCAGAGCGAGGTGACCGCGCTCTCGACCGAGGCGGACGAGATGGCCGACCAGTACGCCGCCCGCGAGATCCTCTACACCGACGAGGAGCGCGTGGCCCAGCAGGAGCTGATCGCGGCCAAGCGGACCGAGCGCGACGCGCTCCGCAATCGCTACTTCGGCCCGCAGGGCGAGCTGTTCCGCGAGCAGCAGACGCGCCTCCGGCCTGCGCAGGAGCGGCTCCTCGCCGCCATCGAGGTCGTCGCCACGGACGGCGAGTACGACTTTGTGTTCGACCGCGCGGGCGACTACCTCTTCCTCTTCACCCGGCCCCGCCACAACCTGACCGAGCTCGTCCTCGAGGAGCTCGGGATCGGCCTCGGGGCGGCCGGCCTTTCCGGCACCAGCCGCTAA
- the surE gene encoding 5'/3'-nucleotidase SurE, translated as MTRPDPLDAPADLPLILVCNDDGIDAAGIAALAAAMDGLGTVAVVAPFAEQSAVGHSITIRDPMRVHPVVFDGPSGPVWARAVTGTPADCIKIGVQKLLPRVPDLVVSGVNHGPNTAVNVMYSGTVSAATEGTILGIPSLAISHDAWVPTDFEAAGAVARSLAERVLADGLPPGVLLNVNVPDRPLADLAGVRTTRQARSRWEEEFEERLDPTQRPYYWLGGRFIDLDEGDDTDLAAIRDGYVSVTPLQLDLTAHDHLAAIRSLTDSISTVHG; from the coding sequence GTGACCCGTCCCGACCCTCTCGACGCCCCGGCCGACCTCCCGCTGATCCTCGTCTGCAACGACGACGGCATCGACGCGGCGGGCATCGCGGCGCTGGCGGCGGCCATGGACGGCCTCGGGACGGTCGCCGTGGTGGCGCCGTTCGCCGAGCAGAGCGCCGTCGGCCACTCGATCACCATCCGGGACCCGATGCGGGTGCACCCGGTCGTGTTCGACGGGCCGAGCGGCCCGGTCTGGGCGCGCGCCGTGACGGGCACCCCGGCCGACTGCATCAAGATCGGCGTCCAGAAGCTGCTGCCTCGCGTGCCCGACCTCGTGGTGTCGGGCGTCAACCACGGCCCCAACACCGCCGTCAACGTGATGTACTCCGGGACGGTGAGCGCGGCCACCGAGGGGACCATCCTCGGCATCCCGTCGCTGGCCATCTCGCACGACGCCTGGGTGCCGACCGACTTCGAGGCCGCCGGCGCCGTCGCGCGGTCGCTCGCCGAGCGCGTCCTCGCCGACGGCCTCCCGCCGGGCGTGTTGCTCAACGTCAACGTGCCCGACCGTCCGCTGGCCGACCTCGCGGGGGTGCGCACCACGCGGCAGGCACGGTCGCGCTGGGAGGAGGAGTTCGAGGAGCGTCTCGACCCGACGCAGCGGCCCTACTACTGGCTCGGCGGCCGGTTCATCGACCTCGACGAGGGCGACGACACCGACCTGGCCGCCATCCGCGACGGCTACGTCTCGGTGACGCCGCTCCAACTCGACCTCACGGCCCACGACCATCTCGCGGCCATTCGCTCCCTCACCGACTCGATCTCGACCGTCCATGGCTGA